From a single Planctellipticum variicoloris genomic region:
- a CDS encoding phosphoenolpyruvate hydrolase family protein: MPTRQSILDRLRAKVAAGQPIIGGGAGTGISAKLEEAGGIDLIVIYNSGRFRMAGRGSLAGMMPYGDANAIVMDMAREVLPVVERTPVLAGVCGTDPFRIIPRFLRDVQAAGFAGVQNFPTVGLIDGTFRQGLEETGMGYGLEVDMIRAARELDLLTTPYCFNPDEAAAMAQAGADILIPHMGLTTKGTIGASTALTLEESAKRCQAMHDAAKKVNPEILVLCHGGPIADPADAQYILDHTEGIVGFYGASSMERLPVEPAIRTQTEAFTRLRFGNKGIASRE, from the coding sequence ATGCCCACCCGCCAATCCATCCTCGACCGCCTTCGCGCCAAAGTCGCCGCCGGCCAGCCCATCATCGGCGGCGGGGCAGGGACCGGCATCAGCGCCAAGCTCGAAGAGGCCGGCGGCATCGACCTGATCGTCATCTACAACTCCGGCCGCTTCCGCATGGCAGGCCGCGGCTCGCTCGCCGGCATGATGCCCTACGGCGACGCCAACGCCATCGTCATGGACATGGCCCGCGAAGTCCTCCCCGTCGTCGAACGGACCCCCGTCCTCGCCGGCGTCTGCGGCACCGATCCCTTTCGCATCATCCCCCGGTTCCTCCGCGACGTGCAGGCCGCCGGTTTCGCCGGCGTCCAGAACTTCCCCACCGTCGGCCTGATCGACGGCACGTTCCGCCAGGGCCTCGAAGAAACCGGTATGGGCTACGGCCTCGAAGTCGACATGATCCGCGCCGCCCGCGAACTCGACCTGCTCACCACCCCCTACTGCTTCAATCCCGACGAAGCCGCCGCGATGGCCCAGGCCGGAGCCGACATCCTCATCCCCCACATGGGTCTGACGACCAAAGGCACGATCGGCGCCTCAACAGCTCTCACGCTGGAGGAATCCGCGAAACGCTGCCAGGCGATGCACGACGCCGCAAAAAAAGTGAACCCCGAAATCCTCGTCCTCTGTCACGGCGGCCCGATCGCCGACCCCGCCGACGCCCAGTACATCCTCGATCACACGGAAGGGATCGTCGGTTTCTACGGCGCCAGCAGCATGGAACGCCTCCCCGTTGAACCCGCCATTCGCACCCAGACCGAAGCCTTCACCCGCCTGCGGTTCGGAAACAAGGGAATAGCGAGTAGGGAATAG
- a CDS encoding serine/threonine protein kinase, with product MSRSMSRTGMFLKKQLWIWPVIAVVVLAIIGYAVRSAVESTMKANLATELQTLLAVDVAALETWLDQQLSIVGAEAQDADVRKTVLELTDEEKQPTGPALVQSPLHKQLRRELSPTLLTHDFAGYLLFDQSQRVVSASNDELIGRNGLSQFESNVSRGLRGETTLCPPFASPVVTKDRDGKLRTGVPVMYLCAPVRDDSFQVVAVLALEVRPDRDFTRILQLARLGETGETYAFNRDAVMVSNSRFEDKLKQIGLLTDDDETHSMLNVQLRNPQVDMTAGERPELRRSKQPLTNMAASAIAGHSGVNVEGYSDYRGARTVSAWTWMPKFELGVATKMDYAEAYRPLNILRWTFWGLYSLLGASAIAIFVFTVIVARLQRTAQKAAMEAKQLGQYSLEQKLGSGGMGVVYKGHHAMLRRPTAIKMLDVDKTNEDSIRRFEREVQITCQLNHPNTVAIYDFGRTPEGLFYYAMEYLDGIDLQNLVDRHGPQSEGRVISILTQVCGSLFEAHSLGLVHRDIKPANIMLNRRGGVPDLVKVLDFGLVKAIDEARKGQTSSSGGLTGTPLYMSPEAIQRPDSVDARGDLYAVGAVGYFLLTGTPVFRSESVVELCRQHVLQAPEPPSERLGRSVTPELEAALLACLEKDPSRRPQTARELAVRLEKCATAHEWSMEKADGWWSRYSSGTLTATLNSSASRSGFDQTIIGGKVVNGD from the coding sequence ATGTCCCGCTCCATGTCGCGCACGGGGATGTTTCTCAAGAAGCAGCTCTGGATCTGGCCGGTCATTGCCGTCGTCGTCCTGGCGATCATCGGCTACGCGGTCCGGTCCGCCGTCGAATCGACGATGAAAGCCAATCTTGCCACGGAACTGCAGACGCTGCTCGCCGTCGATGTCGCCGCCCTCGAAACCTGGCTGGATCAGCAGTTGTCCATTGTCGGCGCCGAAGCCCAGGACGCCGACGTGCGGAAGACCGTCCTCGAACTGACCGATGAAGAGAAACAGCCGACCGGCCCGGCGCTGGTTCAATCGCCGCTGCACAAGCAGTTACGCCGCGAGCTGTCCCCCACGCTCCTCACCCACGACTTCGCCGGCTACCTCCTCTTCGATCAATCTCAACGGGTCGTCTCCGCCTCCAACGACGAACTCATCGGCCGGAACGGATTGTCTCAGTTCGAAAGCAATGTCAGCCGCGGACTTCGCGGCGAAACGACCCTCTGCCCGCCGTTCGCCAGTCCGGTCGTCACCAAGGATCGGGATGGCAAGCTGCGGACCGGTGTGCCGGTCATGTATCTCTGCGCCCCGGTCCGCGACGATTCTTTTCAGGTCGTCGCCGTGCTGGCCCTGGAAGTCCGCCCCGATCGCGATTTCACCCGCATCCTGCAGCTCGCCCGCCTGGGCGAGACGGGCGAGACCTATGCGTTCAATCGTGATGCGGTGATGGTTTCCAATAGCCGGTTTGAAGACAAGCTCAAACAGATCGGACTGTTGACGGACGACGACGAAACACACTCGATGCTCAACGTCCAGCTTCGCAATCCGCAGGTCGACATGACTGCGGGCGAACGCCCGGAATTGCGACGTTCCAAACAGCCATTGACCAACATGGCCGCCTCCGCGATCGCCGGGCACTCGGGAGTCAACGTCGAGGGCTATTCCGACTACCGCGGAGCGAGGACCGTTTCCGCCTGGACCTGGATGCCGAAATTCGAACTCGGCGTCGCGACCAAGATGGACTACGCCGAGGCCTACCGCCCCCTGAACATCCTCCGCTGGACCTTCTGGGGACTGTATTCGCTGCTGGGCGCCAGCGCCATCGCGATATTTGTCTTCACGGTGATCGTCGCCCGACTGCAGCGCACCGCGCAGAAAGCCGCGATGGAAGCCAAACAGCTCGGCCAGTATTCGCTGGAGCAGAAACTGGGGTCGGGGGGCATGGGAGTCGTCTACAAGGGGCATCACGCCATGCTCCGCCGTCCGACCGCGATCAAAATGCTCGACGTCGATAAGACCAACGAAGACTCGATCAGGCGCTTCGAACGCGAAGTCCAGATCACCTGCCAGCTCAATCACCCCAATACCGTCGCGATCTACGATTTCGGCCGCACCCCCGAGGGCCTCTTCTATTACGCCATGGAATACCTCGACGGCATCGACCTGCAGAACCTGGTCGACCGCCACGGCCCCCAGTCGGAAGGTCGGGTCATCTCCATCCTGACTCAGGTCTGCGGTTCCCTCTTCGAAGCCCATTCCCTCGGACTCGTTCATCGCGACATCAAGCCCGCGAACATCATGCTCAATCGCCGGGGCGGCGTTCCGGACCTCGTGAAAGTCCTCGACTTCGGACTGGTGAAGGCCATCGACGAGGCCCGCAAAGGCCAGACCTCCTCCTCGGGCGGTCTGACCGGCACGCCACTGTATATGTCCCCTGAAGCGATCCAGCGTCCCGACTCGGTCGACGCCCGCGGCGACCTCTATGCGGTGGGGGCCGTCGGCTACTTTTTGCTGACCGGGACTCCCGTCTTCCGGAGCGAGAGCGTCGTTGAACTCTGCCGCCAGCACGTTCTGCAGGCCCCCGAGCCCCCCTCGGAGCGGCTCGGACGGTCCGTCACGCCGGAACTCGAAGCCGCGCTCCTCGCCTGCCTGGAAAAAGATCCCTCCCGTCGCCCGCAGACCGCACGCGAACTGGCCGTCCGCCTGGAAAAATGCGCCACCGCCCACGAATGGTCCATGGAAAAGGCCGACGGCTGGTGGAGCCGTTATTCCAGCGGCACCCTCACCGCAACCCTCAACAGCTCAGCCAGCCGCAGCGGCTTCGACCAGACCATCATTGGCGGCAAAGTCGTGAACGGCGACTGA
- a CDS encoding amidohydrolase family protein encodes MPVSRREFLKATAAGLTAGVLAAPVVGNEPTPQKVDTHTHFYDPTRPQGVPWPSKDDPVLYRRFLPEDYRQIAVPHGITGTVVVEASPWVEDNQWILDLAARDPFVLGLVGNLRPGTEDFAKHFPRFAQNPRFVGIRVGSDALVRGLEQPEYVTDLQRLAGAGRELDVNGPPGLLELIPKLSASAPELRVVINHLANVRIDGDRLPEDWTRQLRTAAKSPNVFLKVSALVEGAAQGGRKAPGDPAYYEPVLKFVWDVFGEDRVIYGSNWPVSVRFAPYDVVQRIVETYAATRGPAASEKFFWRNALAAYRWPAKPSSPRQTQN; translated from the coding sequence GTGCCCGTTTCCCGAAGAGAGTTCTTGAAGGCCACTGCGGCCGGTCTGACGGCGGGAGTTCTCGCGGCGCCGGTCGTCGGGAATGAGCCGACCCCGCAGAAGGTCGACACCCATACGCACTTCTATGATCCGACGCGACCGCAGGGCGTTCCCTGGCCGTCGAAGGACGACCCGGTCCTCTACCGCCGCTTCCTCCCGGAAGACTATCGCCAGATCGCCGTGCCGCACGGCATCACGGGAACGGTCGTCGTCGAAGCCAGCCCGTGGGTGGAGGACAACCAGTGGATTCTCGACCTGGCGGCCCGCGACCCGTTCGTGCTCGGACTGGTGGGGAACCTCCGGCCGGGGACGGAAGACTTCGCGAAACATTTTCCGCGGTTCGCTCAGAACCCGCGCTTCGTGGGAATTCGGGTCGGCTCCGATGCGCTCGTCAGGGGACTGGAGCAGCCGGAGTACGTGACCGATCTGCAGCGGCTGGCGGGCGCCGGCCGCGAACTGGATGTGAATGGTCCCCCCGGACTGCTGGAACTGATCCCGAAGTTGTCGGCGTCCGCCCCCGAGTTGCGAGTGGTCATCAATCATCTGGCGAACGTCCGGATCGACGGCGACAGACTGCCGGAGGACTGGACCCGGCAGTTGCGCACGGCGGCGAAGTCGCCGAACGTGTTTTTGAAAGTTTCGGCGCTGGTGGAGGGGGCGGCGCAGGGCGGCCGGAAAGCACCAGGTGATCCGGCGTATTACGAGCCGGTGCTGAAGTTCGTCTGGGACGTCTTCGGCGAGGACCGCGTGATCTACGGAAGCAACTGGCCGGTCAGCGTACGGTTTGCGCCCTACGACGTCGTCCAGCGGATTGTCGAAACCTACGCGGCAACGCGCGGTCCGGCAGCATCCGAAAAATTCTTCTGGCGAAACGCCTTGGCGGCCTACCGCTGGCCAGCGAAGCCATCGAGCCCACGCCAGACCCAGAACTAA
- a CDS encoding c-type cytochrome domain-containing protein: MARMPGFRGMVAASLLAATTALPAQEAKPAAAKIEPAAVNLGRPVDFDKDLVPILDEKCVACHNVAIAESRYNLETVAGVLKGGKRGPSVVAKDPDKSVMYQMASRSLEPAMPPLPNNVSAGALTPQELGLLRQWILEGANAGSGGQSTDIAWQSVPAGLNAIYSLALTPQARFAAAGRANQIDLYDLSAGEYVGRLQDPALAEAKSGDRVLYPRGASHRDFVHALAFSPDGKTLASSGYREVKLWQRPENVRRAAAAHEIAATAAAVSPDGQWLAVGGADNSLKLWNLTNGAAGRIFAGHTGPVTGVAFSADGTQLFSASKDKTVRQWNVADGAAIGALTSQQELTAIVLAADGKRVYTGEADNVIRGWNVPFNQPKPAEGDKPAEPVKPVVEMKGHGGPIVSLANVPGQPQLCSGSHDQTARVWDTNNGNQVRSMAHGAPVASVAVKPDAQFVVSAGGPSAKLWDAAGKQIAELKGDPAYQFVVTQLTDEDAIAKSRVAVADAAFKAAEKNFKEREEQTKKAVEAVAAAEKAVTDAQAKEKPLLDAVEAAKKELAAKPDDEALKKKVADAEAAAAKETAAVKTAMDGVEAAKKAQAQSEKGQAGALEVQTAEKARFDAETAAQKQAEVRLNAGKAELPQHEKPIRAVAFSADGKLIATSGDDGVVRTWDGKSGKALDALSGGHAAPVNFVAFGPNRALISSGEDKQAIVWDSNPAWVLVARLGPPADKPLDVSGSPFVSRVLALAFSPDGKFLATGGGDPSRSGELMLWDVAQRSFVKMFVDAHSDTVFSVEFSHDGKWLLSGAADKFVKLFDVESAKLIRAFEGHTSHVLGVAWKADASRIASAGADNVVKIWTVETGEQHRTIAGFGKQVTSVQFIGVGDNIVSSCGDKVVRMHRANDGGNYRNFPGAPDFVYAAAATRDEGIVLGGGEDGVLRVWNGTNAQELFKFEAPKPAGDQQQAAK; encoded by the coding sequence ATGGCCCGCATGCCTGGTTTCCGCGGAATGGTGGCTGCAAGTCTGCTGGCGGCGACGACCGCACTTCCCGCGCAGGAGGCCAAACCGGCCGCCGCGAAGATCGAACCGGCCGCGGTGAATCTCGGTCGGCCGGTCGATTTCGACAAGGATCTGGTGCCGATCCTCGACGAGAAATGCGTGGCTTGCCACAACGTGGCCATTGCCGAAAGCCGCTACAACCTGGAAACCGTGGCCGGGGTGCTGAAGGGGGGCAAGCGCGGCCCGTCGGTTGTCGCGAAGGATCCCGATAAGAGCGTCATGTACCAGATGGCGTCGCGTTCGCTGGAACCGGCGATGCCGCCGCTGCCGAATAACGTATCCGCCGGGGCATTGACGCCCCAGGAACTGGGCCTGTTGCGGCAGTGGATTCTGGAGGGGGCGAACGCCGGTTCGGGCGGTCAGTCAACCGATATCGCCTGGCAGTCGGTCCCGGCCGGCCTCAACGCGATCTACAGCCTGGCCCTGACGCCGCAGGCCCGCTTCGCAGCGGCGGGTCGAGCGAATCAGATCGATCTCTACGACCTTTCCGCCGGCGAATATGTCGGTCGCCTGCAGGACCCGGCTCTGGCCGAAGCGAAGTCGGGCGACCGCGTGCTGTATCCTCGCGGCGCATCACACCGCGACTTCGTGCACGCGCTCGCCTTCAGCCCGGATGGCAAGACTCTGGCCTCGTCTGGCTACCGCGAAGTCAAACTCTGGCAGCGTCCCGAGAACGTTCGGCGGGCTGCTGCCGCGCATGAGATTGCCGCGACGGCTGCGGCCGTTTCGCCGGACGGACAGTGGCTCGCCGTCGGCGGGGCTGACAACAGCCTGAAACTCTGGAATCTGACGAACGGCGCTGCCGGCCGGATCTTCGCCGGTCATACCGGCCCGGTGACCGGCGTCGCCTTCTCCGCCGACGGCACCCAGCTCTTTTCGGCCAGCAAGGATAAAACCGTTCGCCAGTGGAACGTCGCCGATGGAGCCGCGATCGGCGCACTGACCTCGCAGCAGGAGTTGACGGCCATCGTCCTCGCAGCCGACGGCAAGCGGGTTTATACCGGCGAGGCCGACAACGTCATTCGGGGCTGGAACGTGCCGTTCAATCAGCCGAAGCCGGCTGAAGGGGACAAACCCGCCGAACCGGTCAAGCCGGTCGTCGAGATGAAGGGGCACGGCGGACCGATTGTCAGCCTGGCCAATGTGCCGGGACAGCCCCAGCTTTGCTCGGGGAGTCACGACCAGACGGCGCGGGTGTGGGATACGAACAATGGCAACCAGGTCCGGTCGATGGCCCACGGCGCGCCGGTGGCCTCGGTGGCTGTGAAGCCCGATGCTCAGTTCGTCGTCTCGGCCGGCGGCCCGTCCGCCAAGCTGTGGGACGCCGCGGGCAAGCAGATTGCCGAACTGAAGGGGGATCCGGCGTATCAGTTTGTCGTCACGCAACTGACGGATGAAGACGCCATCGCCAAGTCGCGCGTCGCCGTGGCCGATGCCGCTTTCAAAGCGGCCGAGAAGAATTTCAAAGAACGCGAAGAACAGACGAAGAAGGCGGTCGAGGCGGTTGCTGCGGCCGAGAAGGCCGTGACCGATGCTCAGGCGAAGGAAAAGCCGCTCCTGGACGCTGTAGAAGCGGCGAAGAAGGAACTGGCGGCGAAGCCTGACGACGAGGCGTTGAAGAAGAAAGTGGCCGATGCCGAGGCGGCCGCCGCCAAGGAGACTGCGGCGGTCAAGACGGCGATGGATGGTGTTGAGGCGGCGAAGAAGGCTCAGGCTCAGTCCGAGAAGGGGCAGGCCGGGGCGCTGGAAGTGCAGACGGCTGAGAAGGCCCGGTTCGACGCCGAGACCGCGGCCCAGAAGCAGGCTGAAGTGAGGTTGAACGCCGGCAAAGCCGAACTGCCGCAGCATGAGAAGCCGATCCGGGCGGTTGCGTTCTCGGCCGATGGCAAGTTGATCGCCACGTCCGGCGACGACGGCGTCGTCCGAACGTGGGATGGCAAGAGCGGCAAGGCGCTCGATGCTTTGAGCGGGGGGCATGCGGCGCCCGTGAATTTTGTCGCCTTCGGGCCGAATCGGGCGCTGATCAGCTCGGGAGAAGACAAGCAGGCGATCGTGTGGGATTCCAACCCCGCGTGGGTGCTCGTCGCGCGGCTGGGGCCGCCCGCCGACAAGCCGCTGGATGTCAGTGGCTCGCCGTTCGTCAGTCGGGTGCTGGCTCTGGCGTTCAGTCCGGATGGCAAGTTCCTGGCGACCGGGGGGGGCGATCCATCGCGCAGCGGCGAACTGATGCTCTGGGATGTGGCTCAGCGATCGTTCGTCAAGATGTTCGTCGACGCGCACAGCGATACGGTGTTCAGCGTCGAGTTCTCGCATGACGGCAAGTGGCTCCTGTCGGGCGCCGCCGACAAGTTCGTCAAGCTGTTTGATGTTGAGTCCGCGAAGCTGATCCGGGCGTTTGAAGGGCATACGAGTCACGTTCTGGGAGTGGCCTGGAAGGCCGATGCGAGCCGGATTGCGAGCGCCGGGGCCGATAACGTCGTGAAGATCTGGACGGTCGAGACTGGCGAGCAGCACCGCACAATCGCCGGTTTCGGGAAGCAGGTGACTTCGGTGCAGTTTATTGGCGTGGGGGACAACATTGTCAGCAGTTGCGGAGACAAGGTCGTCCGCATGCACCGCGCCAACGACGGCGGCAACTATCGCAACTTCCCCGGCGCCCCCGACTTCGTCTACGCCGCGGCGGCGACGCGCGACGAGGGGATTGTGCTTGGCGGCGGCGAAGATGGCGTGCTCCGCGTCTGGAACGGGACGAACGCGCAGGAGCTGTTCAAGTTCGAGGCTCCCAAGCCGGCGGGCGATCAGCAGCAGGCGGCGAAGTAG